The genomic region GACTTAAATTTATATCGTCGTATTATTTAGAAAAAGAATAATTAAGCAGTTGCTTtactattttcaaatatgtagGATTTCAAAGACGAATTTTCAAATAGTGCGCTGTTGGTTACTGCGCATGCCTGTGTTGGGAATGATCACCGTGGCAGGGAGTGTGAGTGATCAACTGTCAGCTTAGACTCAGCCTCAGTAGTCAGTGACAGTTACACGAAGTTATATATACTGATATACATAACAATCATCGTTCGTAGCAAGGAGTGTTTTGATTTTCGAAAACGGTCTTTTACTTATGTAGTGACAGTGCTTTTATTGATCACTGCTTTCACAGttgatattttataaggaaaGACAACGctaattattaaaaacattgTCAACGTCGTCAAAAAGTGGTTGATCACACCTTCGTTTGCGTCATCTAATTTTGCGGGGGTAAATCCTATCAATTGTTTAccgtttaattttataattcaaatctTCATTTATCTATCacattttgttattttatttaatcgaataacGATTTTAGAGCATGTCTAATAAGATTCCTATAAAGAGTCAGTCTTTTGAGGTTAGAAACTACTACGTTTATGAATCACCAGTGTAAGCAACACGTTCCTCTTTAATCATCGCCTTTGTTTAGAAGCTGCTACAGTCTCTAAGTAGTTTTATTAGttaataacaaattttttattcttcttcggtaatgtttaaatatttcaaagGAAGTGTCTTGTTTTGAATATTACTCAGCACAATAACAGATAACAAAATCGAATTACAATTGAATGTTATCATTCAATGGTTGTGGGTTCATGACTCCTAACCTGTTGATTGAAAATATGAAGCCGTGAAGTTAAAAATATTGTTTACCTCTGTTACAGCTTTCATCATGCCTATTTTATACAGTGTAGTAGCTCGAGGACCAGTCGTACTGGCAAAGTTTGCTGCTTGTGAAGGAAACTTTGAAGAGGTCACAGAGAAAATCCTTGCAAAAATACCGCCAGAAAATGATAAGTTAACGTATACTCAAGGGCCTTACCTATTCCATTATATCTCTGAAAACAATATTATCTACTTGTGCATTACAGATGGAGTAAGTAAACATAGAATCCATCATAATTATTTTGGAATACTCGCTGAAGATTCAACCACAATATCTCCATTTTTCCAGGATTTTCAAAAATCGAGAGCATTTCTGTTTCTTACCGAAGTTAAGAGAAGATTTTTGGCTGTTTATGGGGATGGAGCACAAACTGCAGTGGCATACTCAATGAACACAGACTTCAGCAGAATTTTAGCCAACGAAATGGTAAATAGAAACTCCTGTCCTTTTGCACTCATATATCTAACCTTTGCACATTCATACATCTAAcctttgacattaattttctTTGTCCAGAAATATTATAGGGAGTCCAATCATGAGATCGACGTGATATCAAAAGTTCATGGAGAACTGGATGAATTAAAAGACATAATGGTACAGAATATTGATAGTGTCGCCATGCGCGGAGAGCGGCTAGAACTACTTGTAGACAAGACGGATCGTTTAACTGACAATGTAAGTAACATTCTAGTTTTATTCTTTGTAAAAGGGGCTCCAATGAGGATGTTATCAACATTCATTTTTCCAGTCGGTTACCTTCAGAAAAACCAGCAGGAACCTGGCACGCTCGTTGTTCTGGAAGAACGTTAAAATATACGTAATCATTGGCGCGATTGTTGTTGTAAGTAATCTTGTTAGCTCAATAGAAACCGGCTCTGATGAATATTAACGATTTTGTGATGATTGCAGGTCGCCATTTATGTTATTGTATCTATATCTTGTGGTGGGTTGGCTTGGCAGAAGTGTGTAGGAAAGTAATTGAAACAACCAACACACAGACAATTAATTATCACTGAAGATTCCTATCGACACAGCGTATTGATCTGTCGATACATCGATACAATGTTTTTGTGTGAATCGAGGGGGACGGGGGCACGGGAAAATATCCTCGTTTTACATTGTGTATATAATAAACTGAAGGAACAAGGTTCGAACCTGCAATACTAGATGAAACACGAATTaggagaattatatatatatataacgcttatattatttttattatattatcaagaAGATATATCGGTATCGTTTCTATAACTCTATAAGCGATAAGTATAAGTTTCATGTCGCCTATGTATATTGTATCATATAAATGCGTTCCGCGAACGAATAAAATCAATGCTACACGACTGGACAGCTCCATTGTGCATCTTCGGAAAACTTTTCCGGTTGCAACAAGTGAAGGTCACGACTGTACGAAGATCGCACTGCTTTTTGGACTATGGAATGTCCGGACAGACTGGGAACCGTATTTCTGGGCGTGGCTCCTATAACCGGGACAGAACCACAGCAGAAATTTATCGAGTACACAGTCTCTTCCGGTCCATTAAGTGCATCAGATTTTTTCCACGCGGAAGCGTACGGTGCCCACGCTATGTTTTCAACGTAGTGGAGGCTGGCGCATACTCCGACACATTTTTCTTCACCAAATGGCCTGTGACTAGAGGAAAGACACCCCCGGGCAAGCTCGATTCAAATGCATCGCGGAGGTACAGTGTTTCATTATATTTTCTATGTAAGGATTTGTTCATAGATGTCATAAAAAGGGAGAAAGGTATGTTTGGTTcacaatatttatattcttgGGAGATATTTATAGCCATTTATGCATAAATAGatgtgtaaaaatatttttttccagTAACTATGAAATTAAAAATCTGAAGTAAGTTATTCTCATCCGATTCGCCGAATTTAAAAGAAGTTACTTTTTAATTCCAAGAAATAGTGAATTGAAATTTGTTTGAAAAGTTGTAAACGCAGCAGGGCTAATTCGAAATTACTTAAATGACTAACCAAGGCTATTTAGTATGAATTCGACTTGGCCTAGGGGTAGTGTTTCAGATCAAAGGGCAAAGGAAACCAGTGAAAGTCTCCCGAATTTCAACCCTTAACGTGAAACAAAGAGGTAAACCGAGATCTGCGTTGGTTATCGGATATCTTGAGCAACACATTGGGGAACACATTGAAGTGCTAATTAactaaattttaattttcgttaaaaATTAGAAACACCAGTATTTTTAAGCTGTTGGTATTTGTATAGGCGGGATGTAAACAATTCGTAAAGTTTAAATCATGATTTTTTTTCTCATGagttacattttatattattagagAATATTATCCCCTAACTTTGATTGTTACTGAAGAGTCTGTACAACTTCTTTAAGAATGCCAAATTTTCgatttatctatattttatattcgattatattatattatctatatatatgtAGGTGTCCAATCCTATGTATTTAGGGGCTGATTTTACTTCTTCAGtatgaaaattaacagttagTATTTATGTGTGAAATATTTTTGCAAGAACTAAATTTTTTTCACAGTTTACtccaaatttctattatttgatCATTctgttatatttaataattttcaagACGTTTGTTAAGAATTCGGGCTCCAATTCCCGAAGTAGAAGACTGCTTTCATTCCTCCACTACAAATATGAGTAACTATAGGTCTACACGTTAAATAGTTTTATTAAAAGCTTTTTTATTTCCACATTcttctaataataattttcaagaTATTCGTCGAAGTAGAATACCACCCCCAACTTTAAATATTGTTTCGTGTTGACGTGTGAAATGTTCTCATAATAAGTACGTTTTAGCACCACATTCAATAAATTAGGgatatgattttattttcacccttctacttccaacAATCTCCAAGATACTTTCTGAAATATGTTTCCACCCCATATCGCAGATCTGCTCTACAGTGTGGCATATTCTTCGAAGTAGAATTCCAACCCCTAATTTAACGACTATTTCTACCCGTTCAACAGGAATCGAGGCTTGAAATATTTTCGGTAAAAGCACATCTGAGCCCAACGTCACCTAAATTAGCGATATAGTATCATCTTTAGCATCCAATGTCCAACAATCTCCAAGTATTTTTTCGAAAAAGATTTCCATCCCATATCTCAGATCCATTTCCACGACTCCTACATAAACATTACCAGCAGAAATCCATATTTAAATCTCAAATAAATTTTGCAAACCGGTATCTGCACGAAGTTTCCCCATAATCCTGACTCGATGGGATCTCGTTCCCTTTAAAGGGCGTTCTGTACGTACGTTCCTGGGGGTGGCTTCGGTCGCAGGCGCTGTGGTCGCGCcgcccgggccgggccgggctatCGCAGCAGCCCGGCGCGTCTGCTTCAGCCAGGATGTCGATGGCTCGCGTGGCGCGCCCTTCGGGGGGTGCCGAAGTGATTCCGGTGGCTCGTCTCGGTGGCTCGCCACGATTGAtcgcgcgtcgtcgtcgtccctgAACCCGGCTCGAAAACACTTTCCATTGCAAGGTCGCTCAACAAGTTCCGGCCGTGTAGGCGGCCGGCCGACGATCGGGGCGGCCGCTATAAAGAGAAACAGAgataaagagggagagagagggagaggcagctcgagagggaaagagagagagattaatCGAAACACAacgcaggaggaacgaacggcCGTACGAGCCCCTTCCGCGTTCGCGGGCGAGAGTTCGCACGCGCGCGACAGCCCGAGGAAAAAAAGGCCCGGAGCGGCCCGAAGCGTGGTGGATGCTCGCCGCCGCGTGCACTCGTGCGGTGTGCAGCCGAATGCACTGTGTGCTGGTGGATGCACTGGCTGCTGTCTGCCGGGCTCCCGCGTGAACCCTCTTCAAGGCACGCACACGGCGTGCGCTGCCAATCGCTATCGTCCTCGGTAGTCGCAGTCGGACACAGAGGTCGGAGGTTACTTGTGTTCGCGCGTTCCCAGAGAGTAGTGGGTGGCCGACGGTTTCGGTTTTGGTGGTAAAGTGGCCTGGTCAGCGGCCGGGCATGGGACCGCGGAGGTTCCGTATGCCGGACACGAGGTGACGCGGGTCCGCTGCCGGCCGCCGCGATCGGATGTCCGCCGAGCGGGAGGGTAGGAGGGACCTAGAGCCGGTGGATGAAAGTGAAAACGAATTGGGGGATGAGCCGAGGATACGCTGCGTGGAGAACGGACGCCGGTAAGAGACCCCATCGCTACCGATTACCATTGTGTCGTCCCTCCGTTTCCATCGTTCCACCTTCATCGGATAAAAATGGAAAATCGTGCAAGCTAGAAAATTGGGGTTGACTGCATTTCACGGTATGCGAAATTCGCGGGTTGCGAATGTTGTGGTCGGAGTTGCGCCGGTGAATGAAAGTGACAATAATTTCGAGGATGCTTCTTATTATTGCCATTCTGTCATCTCTCTGCTGTTAGATCTGCCATTCGCTTAGAATGCGGATCAGGAAAAAGTCGAGAATCGCGCGAGCCTAGAAATTAGGGTAGACTGCATTTCTCGTTGCGATACCGGGTACCGAATGCCGTGACGCGAATCGTGCCGCGGTTGTTGTGCATATCGTCGTGCCTTAATTCCCCGGGTTAATTGCTGTTTCCACGATCTCGCCCTTCTGGCCGGCGAACCGGCGAGTGGCTAGGTATGCCCCGGTCTCTCTCGTGTCCAGATAAAGTATTCAAAACTGGCTATCGACGTAGAAAGCCAATGAACTACCGGCGTGCATGAACCCCGATGGGAAACGCCGGACTTTCCCGGCACGCGATACCTGACGGGAAATCGTTGCTGCGGATCGCCGGGAAAAGCGTGAGGCTATATCACCTAGCCGGGCTAGATTGCACCGCCGAGAGTCCTGGAATAGAATCATCCTATCGATTTAACCACCAGGTTGGCCATTTAGATTGTTGACGATATGATGGATCGCTGACAGTGGTTACGTTGTGGGGTTGTGAGACTTCCGGGTGTGCATTATGAAAATCCCGCGCACCCGATGGTGGGAATTGTCTTGGGATCGTTTTGCGATCAGTTCTCGTGGCGTAGCAAGTgaactttttttttatcgaaagtTTTAGGGGATGGCGAAGCAAGGTTTGGGCGCAATTTTCATTTTTGAGAACTGTTCTTGGCGCAGTCACGCATTTTCAAATGTTAGGAGAACTGAATCGTTTTGTTAAAGTCTTCGGGGGCGGTAGAGTAATTTGGCTCGGATGTTTGGCTGGAGACACGATTCCTAATTTATGGTTCATTAGTATATACAGGCAATCCTTGAATTGTGTCGTGAAAAGTTCGTCTAGCACATGCAAAAAGTGTGACATGAAAATTATCATTCTGAACATTTTTATAAGATTTTGTACAATTCACGGTAATGAATTCTAAGTTGTTCGTGGAATCAGTTAACTACATATTTGAGTCAAGGGTTGTTTCTCTTTCAGATAAGTGGCTAGATTGACCCTATGTTTATAATTAATTCTCACGATTGATAAAACTGAGAATGCTTCTCTTTTTCGAGTTGCATGAATAGATTGCAATGTATTATTATTCGTAATTCATTCACATGATAACAGTGCTAGTATTTCTGTTTTACGTTTTAAATGACTAGATTGGATCTAATCTATAATTCATGGTCGATTAGTGGATTGTGGATCTTTGTGCAGAATGAAAATGTTTCTGCACCAAGTGCCGGAAATATacgaaatatacaaaaatatgttACTTCTGTTAATAATCCGTTTGCTGATTCCGTCGTGAATGcaataaaatccgcagtataatGATTAGTACGGTcaatattgttaatataatactaatatttctCTTTTCCAAGATACGTGGttttgttgaatctaaattagaTATCATGGTAGATTGCACCAATTTACAATTCAGATTCAGTGCGATCAATAATGCTGTTAATATTTCTCTTTTCCAAGATGTCCGGTTAGATCAACtttatgtaataattaataactaGTTGAATGAATGATACTCGATGGTGCAGTCGAAAACCTGATCTACAATTTTCAACCCTTTTTTAGTTACCAAAACATAAGCATCTTTCTGCGCATGCAAATCCATCACTCTCAATTGTCCATAACATCCTTACAACCAAAAAATAGATAGAAAATATGTGACTGCTACAAAAGCTCTCCAGTTAACGTGCAACCATCCAGACGCGATATCGCCGGAATAATTGATGCAGAATTCCGTCGGAATAATTGAAAAGTTGCACAAAAAACATCGGTATCGGATCTCCCGTTGCATTTTTCACGCGATGAGAAGGGACAAAGTGTTCGCAGGAacgagaacgagagaaagagaaggggAACGATAGCCATGGGGACGAACCCACGAAATATTTCCGACTTGGTTCAGGCCCTGCAAAGGATACAGACCGTCTTACCCCACGTTATCTCTCCCACGCCCCGTAGAATTGCCGTAATGTGCACGGGGTGCTATTTGATGGAGAAATATTCGATGCCACGTACGAGAGCCATAAAACGTCCCTGCCACGGAAGGGTCCTAGGCGAAATGGCGTTCTGAAGCTAGTCCGTACAGGAAGAATGTTCATTGACGCTCGGTTCTCAAGATGTTGTAGCTGGAAACAGCATTTTGGTTCCGTGACTTCGAAGACGAACATTCTGCGAAGGACACGCCACCCCTTAGCTTTGTTAGGCCCCtcgaattttatgcaaaatattcgCTAACTTTCTATAGAATGCACTAATCCTCGCGTAAATTGCCTTTGGGGACAAGCCTGTTCTCATCTCTCTCTTTTATTTATTCGACCTGCTATGTCTGGAGAATCTGTTAGCTCATCTCATTTCGTATCGGCGGTGTTCTGTATTTAATTTTGACTTTGATAATCGTATTCACGAGAAATTTATTTGTAAAGCATTACATCAGTTCTAAATGTGAATTAAACTTCTGAGGATGAACGTAAATAGAAGGGATCAAATAAGCGGTAGACGTCTACCAGGAATTGTAATACCGCGTGGATACATTCACAAACAACCGATAGCTCGTGGAATCGTTCGACGGACTAAATCGTGGGCAAATTGCGAAAGAATTTGGTCCGGGAGACAAAAGAGATTTCGCGGTGGAATCGGCGGCGTTCCAGAGAACATAACGAAACGGTCGAAGGGATATCCAATAATGGTTCCGGGGGTTCGTCTGCGGCTCAAGTTTAGCCGATGGGTAGGACAGAATTCCGGGCGCATCGAAGTTCGTATTGTATCCAGGGAAAGGTTGTTTCAGCGGGGAGGCTCGCTCGTTGTAATAGATCCGGTGCAAGCTCGCTTTTAGACGACATATCTTGTTACGGGGCGAACGAGACGCTTCTTCAAGTCCTCCGAAGACTTCGAGACAACGGGGATATAAGCCGTTAAGTGCATAAGTCTTGTCTCACTCGGAGAGTCGCGACGTCTCCTTtcgcggttgttctctctcccccctccctctttctctctttctctctcgaacATCGTCGGTGGCTGCGAGGTTTAATTAAGTCGCGTGAAAGAAGATCGTTCACGCGAACGAGATTTTTCCGCGTGTTCGATCCCGTGGGGAGCCGCGAGAACCGGCTGAGAGACGTCTCCTAGTTTTAATTAAAGTCACCCCGACACCGGGAGTCGCGTCTACGGCAATTAACTCGAAGACAAACGGGTCGGCCGATTGAATTTCCTAGCTTTAGTAATTAATTTCGACGTAACGGAATCGCGCCTCCGCCCGATAATCTTGCCGACTGGCGTTCTACCTGCGGAGGAACGCTGCCAGAAAGTTTCTGCCCTTTGCCAGTGACCTGGGCAAAGTCGTAAATCTGCTGAAGGGAAACGGAATGGTCGGCCCGGGGTTTCCCTAaacattaattattaattaatctaTCGACCGAGCCCTTTCTTCTGCTGTGAATTTCAATGCTGCTTTTGCCTTAATGATCTTTAAATCAGTTCTTTAGTGGCATTTTTACTTTGAATATTGTTTGCCCATATTGTTGGCATTCAATAAATATCGAAACATGTAAGTATGAGTAAGTGCCCCTCTAATTTCATTCTGCcttattattttatagtttatattcttataGTTGTAAGGACAATGGTACCTTACAGTACATTTAAAGCATGAAGaattaaaacaaaaataatttgCAAAGACTTCATCTTTGCTTCGTGATTATTTCTGTACATAGTCCTTGAAGTTACTGCATCGTTAATAAATTGTTAAAACAAAGGGGGATTTTATATTCATTGCAATTTTACAGGAAAGGTTAACAGTGCCTCCTACTATTGCATACTGATTCAAAACAAATTAGTAGAATTCCTTTTTAACAGTGTCAACGGAAATATTGGCAAAAATTGACGTCAAAAATTTTCTAGTGAAAATGCAGAcaaagacatttttatttttacacaaTGTGGCTAGGTACGATTGATTAATTAATTCAATGGCCATTATTTTTAACGCTGTATCCATATGttgttatttaattttgtttcagaAATCAATGATTAGCAGCCAAACATTTCGTAATTTTTCTTCATGCATGCATTCTTCAGTCTACGCGGTGTAAATGAACAAGTCGTTGTGAGTTATCTACGAATCTCCTTGAAGATAATGTTTATTATTAGAAGCttatcacacacacacaatagACCAATATATGTAGAGAATTTCAATTTACGAATTAACACTAAACGCACCATCATGGTTCAAATGACTGTTTTCCAATTTGCTATCTTAGGATTATTGAGGAAACAAAGATGCTTTTATGGAAAATGATTGACtaaatttctttattcaagTATGTGTTATAAAAAAATTTCACAAAGGTTAAATGTATCCAACTTTGTGTTAAGAAGCAGTTATTATTTTGCAGCTTAAAAGACTAAGTTTCTCTAAAATGATTATTTACAGAAAAGTACATGTTAAGAATCTCTTGATACAGTTTAATTAAATAGAAAGCAACCGATTTTTCTGTTCCCAGAAACAAATCACACCAATTACGATCACAAAAACTCAGTAGTCGAAGCAAAAGCTAGAAACAACCCGAACTTAAAACCAACCGAGGTTTTCCAAATTCAGTGTTCGCGAAGGAGCGCAAGCAATATTTTATGCATGTTTGCAACCCGAGATCCGTTCTTTCAGCGAACTTACGACTCCGCAGCTTCTCGGTGCTCGCCGCCGTTTCCCGAAGTCATTAACAATGCACCGTCGGCGGTGAATCGAGCCCTAAAGAAGCGTCGAACCCGCGGGGGTGGTTGACACCCCCGTTGGAATCGGCACGCGGCTCGTTGACTCCGTACGCGGCAGGACTGACATCCTTGTTTGCGAGCGAAACTAGCACGGCTAGCAGCAGAGGGTGCAGGGGGGTAAAATTTTAATTCGAGCGGAAGTTTGATATTCAGAGATTCCGGAGTCGGCATTCACTGTCTCACGTACGACCACTCGGCGACTCGCCTTTCAACCGGGGCATTTTTGTTTCGCGCCGACGACCAAGGAACTCTTGTTCTTCTCTAGCCTGCAGTTCTTCTATCTCTTGTTTCTCTCTCGCCTGGCCGTTCTCTCGCGGGAGGAACAgagacgagaaagagagagaacgataGAACGAGACGACGATCTGTCATTCAAGGACGATTCTTTCAGCCTGCAAACTCGGTGGATTGTGTGTGCAGGGCCACCCTCTTTAGAATTCCCCGACCGTGGAGCAAGAAGCTCGTAAAAGACAAAAGGGGGTTGGTAGCATCGCAGGGGAAGCGTTGGGGAAGGCGAAGCGCGAGCCAGAGAGAGCAGAGGAACCGAGGGAGACAGCCAGGGAACAGAGAAGAGGAACAGACAGATAAGAAAGATGGGAGAGAGCTCGCCGGATCTCAGCCTCCGGCTTCGCCGTGGCAGTTCCGACTCCAGGGACTCCTACTACATGGACTTCGCACAGGTACAAAACCGCCTAGCTACCTCCAGCTGTTCCTTCGTCCTCGATAATCCTCGATAGATGGCTACCGTCATAGTTGCCCGCacgaaatataatattaactgGCGACTACGACCCCACGCCGATGCCTCTCGTCGGAACGAACTTTCCGTTAGGATCATCCCGAGGATGATCCCGAGATAACCCGATGGAAGAACCACCAGACAAATGAGTCGACCTTCTTTCTTCTTGCTGGGTAGTTTAAAGGGCGCCAAGAAATGCTTGCTAGATATTTTATGTGCAAGGTAGAACCCCTGTCGGGCCGCAGAAGTTTGTTAATGGACCGCCTTCTTCGCATAACCTTGCCAATTATCTGGCGAATTTATTGCTGCGCGGCTTTCACGGATTTAATCTTGTTTGTCTTTAGCTAACTTCTTATTCtacataaattataaaagatgAGGAGGTATGATTTTAAATTGATACTTAGACTGATGACTACATGAGATTCACTGAATTTtttattgattggaagtt from Megalopta genalis isolate 19385.01 chromosome 3, iyMegGena1_principal, whole genome shotgun sequence harbors:
- the Vamp7 gene encoding vesicle-associated membrane protein 7, which encodes MPILYSVVARGPVVLAKFAACEGNFEEVTEKILAKIPPENDKLTYTQGPYLFHYISENNIIYLCITDGDFQKSRAFLFLTEVKRRFLAVYGDGAQTAVAYSMNTDFSRILANEMKYYRESNHEIDVISKVHGELDELKDIMVQNIDSVAMRGERLELLVDKTDRLTDNSVTFRKTSRNLARSLFWKNVKIYVIIGAIVVVAIYVIVSISCGGLAWQKCVGK